The following coding sequences lie in one Oceanidesulfovibrio indonesiensis genomic window:
- a CDS encoding biotin attachment protein, with product MLDITKLLEELKASPYEEQAIYTPHTGVVTFPELKPGDSVAGVSGTYKEKPGTTLAYIERERNKKSINAQESGEIVALNTELEGQFVEAGQQIATLRHYLSKDEVISIILKQTLYLFPAPERAKYYFTPDIDQKVKASGASAVTVRPGMELLIMSRMKRESPVFYEGPEGVIYAVYFQPNENVDVGEPLFGVCPPDQLSQIEDVVVRVQTEWMERQ from the coding sequence GTGCTCGACATCACGAAGCTCCTCGAAGAGCTCAAAGCCTCCCCGTACGAGGAACAGGCCATCTACACGCCGCACACCGGCGTAGTCACGTTCCCGGAGCTCAAACCCGGCGACAGCGTCGCGGGCGTTTCGGGAACGTACAAGGAAAAGCCTGGCACAACGCTCGCGTATATCGAGCGGGAGCGGAACAAGAAATCGATCAACGCGCAGGAATCCGGCGAGATCGTCGCGCTGAACACCGAGTTGGAAGGGCAGTTCGTGGAGGCCGGCCAGCAGATAGCCACGCTGCGGCACTACCTCTCCAAAGATGAGGTCATCTCCATCATTCTGAAGCAGACCCTGTATCTCTTTCCTGCGCCGGAACGCGCCAAGTACTATTTCACGCCGGATATCGACCAGAAGGTCAAGGCTTCCGGCGCAAGCGCCGTCACGGTCCGCCCCGGCATGGAACTGCTCATCATGTCGCGGATGAAGCGCGAGTCTCCGGTGTTCTACGAAGGTCCGGAGGGCGTCATCTACGCGGTCTACTTCCAGCCCAACGAAAACGTGGACGTGGGCGAACCGCTTTTTGGCGTATGTCCGCCGGATCAGCTCTCGCAGATCGAAGACGTGGTCGTGCGCGTGCAGACGGAATGGATGGAGCGACAGTAA
- a CDS encoding patatin-like phospholipase family protein: MSNRFLHRYGRLSKRAALFCAMLLLASCASLPRNPLPEQYVEQARIPGLPDVRTFADEYSPAFQKNLVESIERRKAYYEAQGLVWPPQEPINLLALSGGGDYGAFGAGVLYGWTEAGDRPEFSLVTGVSTGSLIAPFAFLGSDYDDELKEVYTTIDAKKVFILKRIFSIIGGDSVADTKPLAELAAAYIDGEMLRRIADEHDKGRRLFIATTNLDAQRSVVWDMGAIAKAGQLELFRKVLMASSAIPAAFPPEYIPVVAGGKAYDEMHVDGGVVTQVFLYGPFVNPMSVVENYSDDFNGRDKRMYVIVNNKVSGTYNPLRRNLPDIAGTAISSLIRNQGIGALDRLYLIAERDGFDYNVGYIPDEFQPQSDELFDPEVMNTLFEMGREMAREGSLWMNHPPGFTP, from the coding sequence GTGAGCAATCGCTTTCTCCATCGGTATGGACGACTCTCGAAGCGCGCGGCGCTTTTCTGCGCAATGCTTCTTCTCGCTTCCTGCGCTTCTCTGCCTCGCAACCCCCTGCCGGAACAATACGTCGAACAAGCCCGGATTCCCGGACTGCCGGACGTGCGCACCTTTGCCGACGAGTACAGCCCGGCATTTCAGAAGAATCTTGTCGAATCTATTGAGCGGCGCAAAGCATATTACGAAGCGCAAGGACTTGTCTGGCCCCCGCAGGAACCGATCAATCTGCTCGCGCTCTCAGGCGGCGGGGATTACGGCGCGTTCGGCGCCGGCGTGCTGTACGGCTGGACCGAGGCCGGCGACCGGCCTGAGTTCTCTCTTGTTACCGGAGTGTCCACAGGGTCGCTCATCGCGCCGTTCGCGTTCCTGGGCTCAGACTACGACGACGAGCTCAAGGAGGTGTACACTACCATCGACGCCAAAAAGGTCTTCATCCTCAAGAGAATATTTTCGATTATCGGCGGCGACTCCGTGGCTGACACCAAGCCACTGGCAGAGCTCGCCGCGGCGTACATCGACGGCGAGATGCTCCGGAGAATCGCCGACGAACACGACAAGGGGCGCCGGCTTTTCATCGCCACCACCAATCTGGACGCTCAGCGCTCCGTGGTCTGGGATATGGGCGCAATCGCCAAGGCCGGCCAGCTCGAACTCTTCCGTAAGGTGCTCATGGCTTCTTCCGCCATCCCCGCGGCCTTCCCGCCGGAGTACATCCCTGTCGTCGCCGGGGGCAAGGCGTACGATGAAATGCACGTGGACGGCGGAGTGGTCACGCAGGTCTTTCTGTATGGCCCGTTCGTGAATCCCATGAGCGTCGTGGAAAACTACAGCGATGACTTCAACGGCAGGGACAAGCGGATGTACGTCATCGTGAACAACAAGGTCTCCGGCACGTACAATCCGCTCAGACGCAATCTTCCAGACATCGCCGGCACGGCGATTTCCAGCCTCATCCGCAACCAGGGCATCGGCGCGCTGGACCGGCTCTACCTCATCGCAGAGCGTGACGGGTTCGACTACAATGTGGGGTACATTCCGGACGAATTCCAGCCGCAGTCGGACGAGCTCTTCGATCCCGAGGTCATGAACACGCTTTTCGAGATGGGCCGGGAAATGGCCCGGGAAGGTTCCCTCTGGATGAACCACCCGCCAGGGTTCACGCCGTAA
- a CDS encoding single-stranded DNA-binding protein: MAGSLNKVMIIGRLGRDPELRYTQGGSPVCNLTLATDESYKDRDGNKVDQTEWHRVVVWGRQAETVANYLRKGRLAYVEGSLQTRKWQDQQGQDRYTTEIKAFNVQFLDSQRDAEGGDYQQAPRQQQGGRPQQHAQQQGQQGPREQGPPNYPDEDMGPAFPSEASGMDDVPF; the protein is encoded by the coding sequence ATGGCCGGAAGTCTGAATAAAGTCATGATCATAGGTCGCTTGGGCAGAGATCCAGAGCTCCGCTACACGCAGGGCGGTTCGCCTGTCTGCAATCTCACCCTGGCCACGGACGAGTCCTACAAGGACCGCGACGGCAACAAGGTGGACCAGACCGAGTGGCATCGGGTGGTGGTCTGGGGCCGGCAGGCCGAGACTGTGGCCAACTATCTGCGCAAGGGCCGCCTCGCCTATGTGGAGGGCAGCCTGCAGACCAGAAAGTGGCAGGACCAGCAGGGACAGGACCGCTACACCACCGAGATCAAGGCCTTCAACGTCCAGTTCCTGGACAGCCAGCGGGATGCCGAGGGCGGCGATTATCAGCAGGCTCCGCGGCAGCAGCAGGGCGGCCGCCCCCAGCAGCATGCTCAGCAACAGGGCCAGCAAGGTCCTCGCGAGCAGGGCCCGCCCAACTATCCGGACGAGGATATGGGGCCTGCCTTTCCTTCCGAAGCCAGCGGCATGGACGACGTGCCGTTTTAA